Below is a genomic region from Drosophila albomicans strain 15112-1751.03 chromosome 2R, ASM965048v2, whole genome shotgun sequence.
gaatacgaagacgaatactatatatcatatatgaTATGTGACACCATGGAGCATGTTATCTAAATGGCGAGTAATGCTGCCCATGTGTTAGACGAAGCTTCATATCTTTTGAGTTACCTATGCTATTCGTAAATTGATTGTGCCATTCCGGAATATGTTTACGTACTATATTGATTCAGTGCATCTGACGACCTATTGACCTACAACATTTCGTTAGTCtagtttattcaaatttaagagCTCTTCGTCTTtctatttattgcaattaagCCACATGATCCGACATGAGAATCAATCGATGTTCTACTTTTTGcatatgtttatgtatatgtaagtgtaggtgtgtgtatgggtatgtgtgtgttttatacGATGTTGACAGGTTGGATGCAGACTCAATAGAAATTGCAGCTTAATGAATAAGTAAGACGAATTTCAAAGCGAATGCATGGAACCtaaaatgtatgtacaaaatgtggaaatattaaaagataatAGTAAGCAAAACGAACGAGATTATGCAACGAGTATGCCGTGTACCTCAATTCAGATAAATTAAGGGATTATAATTCttgtatttgatttgtgtAATCCAATTATTGAGGCATACAACATAGTAGTTTAAGGAgcttagtaaaaaaaaacaaaaaacgaaatcaaattgTATGTTACAATTAACTTAGGGAAATAATAATCTAATTTGCAAACTAAAACCTCTTACCATCGTTGTTGCTGGCAAGCGCCTGTTGGGTCATGCTGTCAATGCCCAATTTGCGCATACCATCTTTTATTTCAGCCAAATCGGTTTCGTTTGATGTTTGGAATTCATCTGAAACGAACTCGGACTCGGAGATTTTCGTTGAGAGACTTTTCTTGTCACTCTCTTTAAGCTCTTCGGCCGCTTTAATCTCAATGACAGGCTTTGGCTGGTCAAAGACAGCGCCTCCTTGAGTTGCTTGTTTAGATTCATTGCTTGTCTCACTTTGGACAACTGTGCCAGACTTTTTGTCAATCTTTGCATTATCTGCCTGAATTTTGGCTGATTTAATTcgatgttttgtttttttaagtttGAGTCACGTgcaacatatttatatttattgtacaattttttttttgtttaaatttgtttgtttcaaattattataaaatacatgaaaagaaaaattaagaaataaaaaaggtAATTTTagataatcaaaataaaaaagggaTACGATGTGAAAGGGGCGTTTGAAAGGCGATTTTTGATTATTGACTTCGAGAGGATCTTAAATACGCGACGAGGTGAAGAGACGAGCGAAACGATTATGAGAAAATGAGAACCGAAACGatactaaaaactaaacaaaattagGAATCTGATCGGTGGCCCAGGCGACAAAAGCCGGTGCAGCTGAAGGACAATCACAACTCATAACCATAACTGAAACTGAATTGAAACTGAGGAAAATACAAAACCGAAACTTAAGGTTCAGAGCATTTACTTTAAGGCGGTGTAATACAGACGCTAGCCGAAAGTTAGTTAGTAAAACGAGAtaactaaaaatgaaaataactaaaaggGAGGCGTGTCCCCAAGTAGAACTAGTTGAGAATCGTAAATCATAAGGAGAACAGgcgcgtgtgtgtgaaaagaAAATTGGTATCGAAATCATAAATGAAAACTTAGACTTAAGATAGAGAGGTTAATAGAGATTGATAGACTGTTTTAAGTTAAAGAGCGCGCGAGTAGCGAGTGTTTGTAtgtgagagatagagatagagagagatagagattgCAAggtagagatagagagagagagctagacAGTTTACAGAGAGAAAGATACTGAAGTGGCAAGCGCAAGGAAATCATAAACTTGGCCGCTTTCGCGCGTTTCAACGGCAACGCGTCTCAATTATGGAATGTTTTCTTGGGTCTTCGGTGTGaaagctgatgctgctgctgcaggcgAATCAATGACAACGAACTTACCATCTTCACCGCTGGAAGCCTGGCCCACACCATCAGCGCCCAAAGTGCCAAGCTCGGCGGCCTGAATGATTAGTGAGACGCGATAGAAATAATTCCTCCAGAAGTTCTCCTCAGTGATGCTACGCGggtgttaaatttatatataatttccataaaaaattcattgaaaatgCACATGCTACTCACATCTTGGGCACCAATTCGAAACGCATCGTTTCGAGTGCCTTATCCTCGGCCATAATGGCTATGGCAGTGGGATATGCGGTGTCATAGCTAAACTCAAAGTCCACGCCGGCTGGCGGGGCACGCACAAAGTTGCGACGATCCTGTGACAAGCCCAAAATTTCCTCCTTGATCTTTGACTCATTGGCATGGCCAATCCATGGAGCAGCTCCATTGCCAGCGCCTCCTTGACCCTTAATGAATGCCTCCTGCTCCTTGTTGAATGAGTCGAGAATAGTCTGCAAATGGATgattaattaatcaaatgaaCTTATGAAAAAGTACAAATTTTGTACTCACATTATCCTTGACTGTTTCCTTGATCTTGCTGCCAGCCTTGCTGATGGCCGATGACAAGAACGAGCCAAAATGTTTGGCCTGTTGAGTTACTTTTGTGGTAACTGTCGAAGCGAGTAAGATTTcgaattattataaattgttgcaTTACATATTTGATGTTAAGTAAAAGTGGTTGCATCTAACTAACGCAGTCAACCAAAATTGCAAAGACTACAAAGTAAACGTTGTTTGGAGGTGAGAATAAATAGACTAAGTGACTAAGTAAAATAGAAgataatgcaaatatatcaAGTTGATACAACTATTTGGTTGGGGGAAGTATAATTGCTACGGGttgtaaatgcatttcatGTATGTAGTAACCTGTCACCGctttctattattttattatttatctcagattgttttttactttttgctttgacaatttgcaatttagtTCAGTTGACATTGAATCGACATTTATAatgttgtaatatttttttttttttttttttttttttttttttaccaatCAAACTGTGACACGTACTTTTCACTTCATCGCCCTTACCCTGTCCAATTTGACCCTCATCTCCAGTGGGCGTGCCGCCGCCTGATGCTGGATGCGAATCGGCGCCCTCAGTAGCGCTGTAATTACAAATTGCGTCAGCGTGCAAATGAGAGAGGATAACCAGAGCAAGAAAGAGatggggagagagagagaagagagcaaAATAAGCTTGTGTCATTTTTAGGGTAGCGAAGTTTTTTCAGAGTAAacatttatacataaatattatatatgtatatatagtattggATATCTGGTGTGGATATTGCAATTGAGAACAATAGTCAacatgcagcatgcaacacCAAAATCAAACTCCAATTCAAATCGAGGCATTCCAGCAattcatatattcatattgatTTCAAGTGCATGCgttgcaaattaataaaaaaccCTTCAGATAACATTCAATATTATCATAGACCAAGATGGCAAGTAAATCTAATTctatgtaataaatattggGACGATCTGGGTATATCTCTGGCGAAAATGTCGCATGCCCCACTATTCGAAGTGAAAATGTATCTTatagcatttttattaaaactaagaatgattttaattttgtttttgctttggctgacaatctggtatatatttggtatatatatagtatatcttgaatgtagtgaatgtcaatataccaaatatgccatttggcatattttgagaataataccgcaatattttgctttcattcaaaatggttagcggatatctcacagtcgagtgtgctcgacttttttttactttttagtatatatgtattggattAGGTGAcaatcaggtatattttgttctttgtggtatatatagatataccaaaaattaacTTCGACATTagcggtatattttcaatattttctgggtttattgaaaatgaataacgGGTATCCCATAGTACAGAACACTCGATTGTACCTTTccgaattgttttttttttcaaatagtttcagtttattatttttgtgtaaataGTGATGCACGCGACTTTTTTTGCCATAAAAttatggaattacccatatgtttATTGAGTGAGAACTTATGTTACtccaattttaaaaatattttaatagaaacCTGTTGAAACTATTAAGAGTGACAcctatacttttattttattaatacatatttttgtagcttcaaaattatttgaatttgtaatttgttcaTAAACTATTGCCTTTGGTCTATGATTTGGAAAGGGTGTTgagattattaattattattatatgttaatgcttttgtatatttacacGTTTTTATAGCTCTTgtaattatattcatttgaaggacaattaatatgaaaattattcaTGATTGtgatgcaaatggaaatgttcgtaaatttaatgaataattaatgATGGATGCCGTTAAACGATAAGCTGAATGAGACGGAAATGAAAGACGATAAAAAGAACACACTATTACATGCACCATATTCGTATCATTTATAAGGAAATTCATTTTGAGTTGACTTGAAAATAAACTCGAGAAGATCGCACatttccaatgtttttagAGAAGGAGGAGAGAGGAGCTGTCAAAGAATTGACCAGAATACAGTCGCTACAtacttgaaaaataaaatattaagtaaagCATAAGAAAACTGGCACAGAAAGAGctacacacaaaaatacagaGAAATCAGGTGGGAAAGGGGGAAAGAATATCCTTGTGAAATAATCCGTCAAATGATATGATAACAACTAGTAACAacaattagtttttgttttttaagttttttggtttttgtttctgttttatCTACTGCGTAGACACAAAATAGTTCCAGATTTGTGTGGTTTTGATTAAATCCTTCAGGTTGTTTGATGGGCCGCTCAATAATGATGGAATCTGATACTTGAACATTTGTTAAAGTTAAGTTGGGCAACAATTTCTTTCTGAACTGTAAACTAAATGCATTTTAACGCGTTATCTTACgaaatcataaatatgaattgaatCAACTAATGATGAGGAAAGATttgtaaatgtatatttatcaaatgttgtatgggaaaaatgggaaatggaaagTTGGGCAGCGGGTCTCATGTGTTGGCAGAGCATGAGTTTAACTGAAGTGATGGTGTTTTGCAATGATTTAACTTGATTATGAGTTTTATGAAATGCGTTCTAGAATCCTTTCAAAATTGTGTCCTTTTACAAAACTAAGAAGAAAACTTACCTTAAATCTTAAAAGTGTcaatttttcaactttttgtaAACGGACAAAATTCTGTTTTTGATTCATGTTATGTTTATgcttttgtcatttgttttttttaggttaaaggtttctttttttgcttataCATACAAAAACGTATAAAGATTTAGATGTGATCttgtttgtaattatttgtatttgtacagttttttttaaggaaaagttattaaagagtgaaatttgaatttgcacgACAAGTGTGTAAGAAACTTGAATTAagattaaataagaaaatcagaaatggaaaatataaatatcttgTAACtgtttggttttcttttcaaGAGAAATTTGTGAATAGTAGAAACTAACTAAATGGCAGTAGTTATAGGATATATTTAAGGTAACTTGtgtttaaagtatatatttatatattgagtATTAtaagttgtataaaatatcGTGTTTCAAGTAGGCTAATAGTAGGTCAAGTGTTAGCAAGAGGTGTGTATAAACTTGAATTGTATTGTTCCAAGTTTCTGTTCTTgcttaaaaaaagaaaaagttgctCGTATTTTTTGGGGTGTAACAGAACgaaaaatattacaaacaaATGCTGCCTCAAAGTAAGTAGTATAAGTTGAAACAAAAGGCTTCCACAACTGTCATAAAAAGTTGAAcgaaaacttttcatttaacaGGAGAAGGAACccaacaaaataagaaatagaaaaaataaaaaaaaaataccaaacgcGATCTCTTATGATTTTTAGTTTTACTGTAGCCGtttgaaatgtatataattcCGTCATTCTTAAGCTGGGGCCCATACCTAATATACCTCGACTTGTCGTCATCATCGCCACCACTCACAGCACCCGCAGCACTGGCATCTGCAGCGCCCTCGGCACCCTCAGCTCCCTCGGCGGCTCCGCTCTTCCGTAGTCCAGGAATCGATGGTATCGACGGCATCGCTGGCATCGagggcatcgatggcattgccattgctggcATCGATGGCATTGAAGCATTTCCCAACCAACCCTTGGCGCTTCCTAGCCATCCACTGTGGAACAGAGAAGACAGAAAAGacgaaagaaataaaagttaGTTGATAAAGTGGCAAAAATCCATGCGCACATTGCGCAATAATCAGACTGCCAAACTGACACGACTGACAATCAATCTTTGGCCGTAATTTGACAATGCTGAAGAAGTAGGCTGGCGATAATATCTCCGACTACTCTAGTATGTAGAGaatgtattatgtattatgtgcgagtattatgtattatgtcaaacacaataaactgACGCATCAACTTGACAAACGCCCACTACACATAAGCACATGGCACTTACTTATTGACAGGGtgccacaacattgaagcatCGAAGTAAATCTCAAGAATGCGCAAAACACTCGAATGCCATTTCACTTAAAGTCTCTCTCGCACAAGACACAAGTGCGTATTAGACGAGAGTCAATGAAAGGGCAAGCAATTGCTCAGCTGCTCAGATTGTACGTATTTGTTGTATGTGTAGTGTAACATTCAGCCTTTAAATTTCAAGTCtttagcaaacaaaatatacaaaactgTTCTAGGATATTTAtctttaagaaaaaatattcatttgaaataGTATATGATATAATAGATTAATGACTGAAAACATTAAGATTGAATATGGCTTACTATTTTACATCTCTAATGTAATCGATGTGTCATCATTAGAAAAATcccttaaataatttatatggtCACACATTTTTTGCTCGTTTCTCTTTACGGTGAGAATATTGTGAGTGGCCCTAATCGAAATATAAAGTCAAATAATTCAACCTCAATCTCTTgagttaatattaatataaatcaatgTTAGTTATATAGTATTCCactattataaatttttgaaaaacaataacaaaggtTCATTATAGTTATTCTAATAATATAGTAAGTACTGAAcgtttaatttgaatttcaattatgaGGCAACATTAATCTTTGCTCGAATACTGCAACGTAATCGATTTGGTTATTCGGGTCACATACTATAGGTCATACACGAATGTAGTAACACCCTATACTTATGAGGTCTAGTGCGTGAGTGCGCCATTTTCATTGGTTGATAGGTCGGCGATTTATTGATCCACCCATTTTTGCAGTCGTTTCCTTTGTTACGCGCTCGCActgtcataaataaaatgtcacTGACAAGCTCATGTAatacgtggcgtatgcgtaatatgcgTGATACGTGAAACCGAATGAAAAAAATCATCGTTGAAATGCGGAGCTCAACAcctaacacacaaaaattcaaatatacaaCATAGAAAGCCATGACAGAACAATCTGAATGATTGACTTCCATCTTTCAAAGTACGTCAAATACtttccaacaaaaaaaaaatatagaaaatattttgagcATTCGAAAATTTGTATTCGTAATCATAAAAATGAACGCGGATTCTGATGTTTGTCCAATCTGTTTGTTCCCCAAGCGGCGCATTGTGAGCATTCGATGCAAGCACACATTCTGCAAGAATTGCCTCAAAGACTATTACGCGATTAGCGACGTCAAGACTTGCCCTATGTGTCGTGCCCCCTTCGAGTATTACATTGTAAGTATAATTGCcattcattaattttgtattaatttaaactcTACACAGCGAGAAAGTTTCGGGTCCATAAGAATAGTGTTTTTGAATTAATAAGATTGCAGCTTctcaaattttgttgtttcgtttcgttattGTTACATTTTTGGAGTTATTGGAATTTCctgttattattttcttaaattgcaCTTGGCGAAAAAGcgcttaaaacaaaaaaaaaaaaagaacgaaaaacagacagacaatttcatttaataagtGCTTTACATTTCTTACACTTGATGGAATACTGACGATTAAAGCCGATAAAGGTAGGTTTGTATTTCATAGCTTTAATCATGTAgtgcaatgcatttaaaaagcATAACACCAGTTGATTTTAttgacacacatacattttgGGATTAACTGGCCTTAAGTTGAGTTGACTGTAAATCCGATGACTGATGCCTGGACACATCATCAAAGCCAGCGCCAGTgaggcggcaacaacaatcggATGGAGAAGAACAATGCGAGCACAATCGATGTGATTGCATTCTCTGTGCTGTGCACATGCAGTGCAAGCCCGGCCAAgcatattgaaatattgagtGTTTGGCCTGAGGCAGTTTagcacaaagaaaaaagaatcTACTACGACAACGTTGACGTGCCCACACGACCAAGACCACGCCCACACGCCCCTGGCTTTGTGCATGTGAAATGATGATGCACGACGGCACACGTTAGACCGCTCGAAGGGAGAaggaattgaaataaaattgacaaGCAaggatatttattttttttctctctactTTGCTATTTTGCTGGATTGCAGCCTAGCTGACGTTCCATTTTATTATGCTCTATTGGCGAATTGACAGGGCAAGGTTAAAGAAGGCGCTGCAATATGATGAGGCGAGGACTTGCACATAACGCAAGCCAGACGTAAAGTGAATGCGGCAAGGACTAAACTCGATTGGACAAAAAGTGGCCATAAATTGATGCAACCTGatttcattgcattgcattatttattcaattaccTATTTCCattctcactctcactctttgTTTGTTGTACTACACTCTAATGGCCTTCGgtgaatttaattattaaatgcgcatacgccatgttgcaCGCTCTACTCTTAATTAGTTTGCTTTTGCAGCCTATAACTATGATTAGCATTTTCCATCTCATCCAATGCTGTGTCTTCCTCCCATTTTTGATGTGATTTATGCGTTTTTCGGCTGGCAAGCGTTGTCTTTACGCAATTTTGCTCGGCTGTCAAGGCGGCAACAGTGTTTATTTATGGGTCGCCTAGGACTTAGACGGCGTCTATCCAGCACTCGCATTTGCTCTGGACAGAGCCTGATAAGTGGCATACTTAAAGCACATCCCCGAGCTCAATGCTGCACTTAAAGCTGTGTCCGGGGAAAGGCAGATAAAAGTGGCTGACAGCCAACAAATTggcattaacatttttatgcagGCTTTGCGATAATGATATTTTGCGCATTTTGTATTCCTTTTGCAAAATATCAGAGATATCTTACCAATTGgccataaattatgtttgttttctatttgctACTACTAAAATGTCAAATTGTACCCTTGCCCGATTGTTATTTGCTTTCACTTTTCACATTGTTTGCTGCGGCGGCAACCTGATAAAATTTTCCGACGGCAAACATGAGTTTCggcttttcatttcaatgttCCAAAGATATTTTAAAGCCAGGGGAAATATTACGCGTATTCTGTTGAACAATTCATATCGAcagacatttttatattttttggtttttgcttttctctcGCATTGCAgtgaaaagttttaattataaaagtttaGCCCGGCGTTCTGCGGAAAACAAGAGTAAAAATTGAGACCCACACATAACACTGAAGTCAAACCAAATATGGGTTTTAGACAATAATGCCAAATGAGTTTACTTTAAGCCTGGGCAAGCGAAGAAGGTCGAAAGCCAATATTTACGGAGTGGCTGCAAAATTAAAGCATACAATTGCAAGAAACCACAATTAAACATCACATAAATTATACTACATACTTTGAAATATGATATACTTTACCAATGTCTGgtataaaatattgataaaagtTGGTAACAGTTTGAGCAGCTAATTTGAGCGAAAAAGTTGCAACTGACAGCGACTTTTTTCCGACCATGGAAGTTTGGGACAAGTGTCACTGTCTTCATTTTTAccagctacccatagggtagaagggtattataactttgtgccgccagaaaatttttgtaataggCAAAAGGAGACAACACCGACctaataaagtatatacatatatttatatttatatgtctAGATCTCAGAAATTAGAAGAAATAGGGATAACATTTCTTTCAAACCACTtttgtttgcacacagatcaagtttgtttaaaatattggccacgcccacttccgaaTATGGTAAGAATGAATAcccactgttttgcttttattcacaataggtagcgggtatctcatagtctctcgactatagctttccattttttttttcgaaattattaaatcatgGAATTCTATgcagatataaaatatatagtatccTATATACTAGATTGCATTCTTTGAGTTTGGAGATGAAAGTGCGCATTGTTCTAATTGTATTGGCCTTGTTATTTATGCAATCCCTGCAAAGTTCTGTTGCATAATTAAAGCGTCCTCAATCTGTGGGTaaacaatgaaaaattaattatggcCTTCTTGCTCGACAAAAGAAATGTTGAGTTGCAGTAGTGCATCAATGTCTCTCCGTCTGCC
It encodes:
- the LOC117576423 gene encoding synapse-associated protein of 47 kDa isoform X2, coding for MFSGLTNQFTSLVGAVKGGAGDEDVPVPTGGDAAAATTSSTAAEPVATSAEQDAAAAAAGGEGIEGEEGAKSIPKSTSMVDSFVSEATGWLGSAKGWLGNASMPSMPAMAMPSMPSMPAMPSIPSIPGLRKSGAAEGAEGAEGAADASAAGAVSGGDDDDKSSATEGADSHPASGGGTPTGDEGQIGQGKGDEVKITTKVTQQAKHFGSFLSSAISKAGSKIKETVKDNTILDSFNKEQEAFIKGQGGAGNGAAPWIGHANESKIKEEILGLSQDRRNFVRAPPAGVDFEFSYDTAYPTAIAIMAEDKALETMRFELVPKIITEENFWRNYFYRVSLIIQAAELGTLGADGVGQASSGEDAKIQADNAKIDKKSGTVVQSETSNESKQATQGGAVFDQPKPVIEIKAAEELKESDKKSLSTKISESEFVSDEFQTSNETDLAEIKDGMRKLGIDSMTQQALASNNDEEQWEKDLEAELKDYEVVDEGGTGGGRNKNGEDEDEDEEPTISNLRTRSSNNDWEEYADLIEDTDDLKTLKCLKRTMLGYQ
- the LOC117576423 gene encoding synapse-associated protein of 47 kDa isoform X9, with protein sequence MFSGLTNQFTSLVGAVKGGAGDEDVPVPTGGDAAAATTSSTAAEPVATSAEQDAAAAAAGGEGIEGEEGAKSGWLGSAKGWLGNASMPSMPAMAMPSMPSMPAMPSIPSIPGLRKSGAAEGAEGAEGAADASAAGAVSGGDDDDKSRYISATEGADSHPASGGGTPTGDEGQIGQGKGDEVKITTKVTQQAKHFGSFLSSAISKAGSKIKETVKDNTILDSFNKEQEAFIKGQGGAGNGAAPWIGHANESKIKEEILGLSQDRRNFVRAPPAGVDFEFSYDTAYPTAIAIMAEDKALETMRFELVPKIITEENFWRNYFYRVSLIIQAAELGTLGADGVGQASSGEDAKIQADNAKIDKKSGTVVQSETSNESKQATQGGAVFDQPKPVIEIKAAEELKESDKKSLSTKISESEFVSDEFQTSNETDLAEIKDGMRKLGIDSMTQQALASNNDEEQWEKDLEAELKDYEVVDEGGTGGGRNKNGEDEDEDEEPTISNLRTRSSNNDWEEYADLIEDTDDLKTLKCLKRTMLGYQ
- the LOC117576423 gene encoding synapse-associated protein of 47 kDa isoform X8, with the protein product MFSGLTNQFTSLVGAVKGGAGDEDVPVPTGGDAAAATTSSTAAEPVATSAEQDAAAAAAGGEGIEGEEGAKSIPKSTSMVDSFVSEATGWLGSAKGWLGNASMPSMPAMAMPSMPSMPAMPSIPSIPGLRKSGAAEGAEGAEGAADASAAGAVSGGDDDDKSRYISATEGADSHPASGGGTPTGDEGQIGQGKGDEVKITTKVTQQAKHFGSFLSSAISKAGSKIKETVKDNTILDSFNKEQEAFIKGQGGAGNGAAPWIGHANESKIKEEILGLSQDRRNFVRAPPAGVDFEFSYDTAYPTAIAIMAEDKALETMRFELVPKIITEENFWRNYFYRVSLIIQAAELGTLGADGVGQASSGEDAKIQADNAKIDKKSGTVVQSETSNESKQATQGGAVFDQPKPVIEIKAAEELKESDKKSLSTKISESEFVSDEFQTSNETDLAEIKDGMRKLGIDSMTQQALASNNDEEQWEKDLEAELKDYEVVDEGGTGGGRNKNGEDEDEDEEPTISNLRTRSSNNDWEEYADLIEDTDDLK
- the LOC117576423 gene encoding synapse-associated protein of 47 kDa isoform X15, whose product is MFSGLTNQFTSLVGAVKGGAGDEDVPVPTGGDAAAATTSSTAAEPVATSAEQDAAAAAAGGEGIEGEEGAKSGWLGSAKGWLGNASMPSMPAMAMPSMPSMPAMPSIPSIPGLRKSGAAEGAEGAEGAADASAAGAVSGGDDDDKSRYISATEGADSHPASGGGTPTGDEGQIGQGKGDEVKITTKVTQQAKHFGSFLSSAISKAGSKIKETVKDNTILDSFNKEQEAFIKGQGGAGNGAAPWIGHANESKIKEEILGLSQDRRNFVRAPPAGVDFEFSYDTAYPTAIAIMAEDKALETMRFELVPKIITEENFWRNYFYRVSLIIQAAELGTLGADGVGQASSGEDAKIQADNAKIDKKSGTVVQSETSNESKQATQGGAVFDQPKPVIEIKAAEELKESDKKSLSTKISESEFVSDEFQTSNETDLAEIKDGMRKLGIDSMTQQALASNNDEEQWEKDLEAELKDYEVVDEGGTGGGRNKNGEDEDEDEEPTISNLRTRSSNNDWEEYADLIEDTDDLK
- the LOC117576423 gene encoding synapse-associated protein of 47 kDa isoform X1, which codes for MFSGLTNQFTSLVGAVKGGAGDEDVPVPTGGDAAAATTSSTAAEPVATSAEQDAAAAAAGGEGIEGEEGAKSIPKSTSMVDSFVSEATGWLGSAKGWLGNASMPSMPAMAMPSMPSMPAMPSIPSIPGLRKSGAAEGAEGAEGAADASAAGAVSGGDDDDKSRYISATEGADSHPASGGGTPTGDEGQIGQGKGDEVKITTKVTQQAKHFGSFLSSAISKAGSKIKETVKDNTILDSFNKEQEAFIKGQGGAGNGAAPWIGHANESKIKEEILGLSQDRRNFVRAPPAGVDFEFSYDTAYPTAIAIMAEDKALETMRFELVPKIITEENFWRNYFYRVSLIIQAAELGTLGADGVGQASSGEDAKIQADNAKIDKKSGTVVQSETSNESKQATQGGAVFDQPKPVIEIKAAEELKESDKKSLSTKISESEFVSDEFQTSNETDLAEIKDGMRKLGIDSMTQQALASNNDEEQWEKDLEAELKDYEVVDEGGTGGGRNKNGEDEDEDEEPTISNLRTRSSNNDWEEYADLIEDTDDLKTLKCLKRTMLGYQ
- the LOC117576423 gene encoding synapse-associated protein of 47 kDa isoform X5, with product MFSGLTNQFTSLVGAVKGGAGDEDVPVPTGGDAAAATTSSTAAEPVATSAEQDAAAAAAGGEGIEGEEGAKSIPKSTSMVDSFVSEATGWLGSAKGWLGNASMPSMPAMAMPSMPSMPAMPSIPSIPGLRKSGAAEGAEGAEGAADASAAGAVSGGDDDDKSRYISATEGADSHPASGGGTPTGDEGQIGQVTTKVTQQAKHFGSFLSSAISKAGSKIKETVKDNTILDSFNKEQEAFIKGQGGAGNGAAPWIGHANESKIKEEILGLSQDRRNFVRAPPAGVDFEFSYDTAYPTAIAIMAEDKALETMRFELVPKIITEENFWRNYFYRVSLIIQAAELGTLGADGVGQASSGEDAKIQADNAKIDKKSGTVVQSETSNESKQATQGGAVFDQPKPVIEIKAAEELKESDKKSLSTKISESEFVSDEFQTSNETDLAEIKDGMRKLGIDSMTQQALASNNDEEQWEKDLEAELKDYEVVDEGGTGGGRNKNGEDEDEDEEPTISNLRTRSSNNDWEEYADLIEDTDDLKTLKCLKRTMLGYQ
- the LOC117576423 gene encoding synapse-associated protein of 47 kDa isoform X11, which produces MFSGLTNQFTSLVGAVKGGAGDEDVPVPTGGDAAAATTSSTAAEPVATSAEQDAAAAAAGGEGIEGEEGAKSGWLGSAKGWLGNASMPSMPAMAMPSMPSMPAMPSIPSIPGLRKSGAAEGAEGAEGAADASAAGAVSGGDDDDKSSATEGADSHPASGGGTPTGDEGQIGQVTTKVTQQAKHFGSFLSSAISKAGSKIKETVKDNTILDSFNKEQEAFIKGQGGAGNGAAPWIGHANESKIKEEILGLSQDRRNFVRAPPAGVDFEFSYDTAYPTAIAIMAEDKALETMRFELVPKIITEENFWRNYFYRVSLIIQAAELGTLGADGVGQASSGEDAKIQADNAKIDKKSGTVVQSETSNESKQATQGGAVFDQPKPVIEIKAAEELKESDKKSLSTKISESEFVSDEFQTSNETDLAEIKDGMRKLGIDSMTQQALASNNDEEQWEKDLEAELKDYEVVDEGGTGGGRNKNGEDEDEDEEPTISNLRTRSSNNDWEEYADLIEDTDDLKTLKCLKRTMLGYQ
- the LOC117576423 gene encoding synapse-associated protein of 47 kDa isoform X3, coding for MFSGLTNQFTSLVGAVKGGAGDEDVPVPTGGDAAAATTSSTAAEPVATSAEQDAAAAAAGGEGIEGEEGAKSIPKSTSMVDSFVSEATGWLGSAKGWLGNASMPSMPAMAMPSMPSMPAMPSIPSIPGLRKSGAAEGAEGAEGAADASAAGAVSGGDDDDKSRYISATEGADSHPASGGGTPTGDEGQIGQGKGDEVKITTKVTQQAKHFGSFLSSAISKAGSKIKETVKDNTILDSFNKEQEAFIKGQGGAGNGAAPWIGHANESKIKEEILGLSQDRRNFVRAPPAGVDFEFSYDTAYPTAIAIMAEDKALETMRFELVPKIITEENFWRNYFYRVSLIIQAAELGTLGADGVGQASSGEDAKIQADNAKIDKKSGTVVQSETSNESKQATQGGAVFDQPKPVIEIKAAEELKESDKKSLSTKISESEFVSDEFQTSNETDLAEIKDGMRKLGIDSMTQQALASNNDEEQWEKDLEAELKDYEVVDEGGTGGGRNKNGEDEDEDEEPTISNLRTRSSNNDWEEYADLIEDTDDLNRHKDMLNEI